The following proteins are encoded in a genomic region of Bacillus sp. Marseille-Q1617:
- a CDS encoding amino acid ABC transporter permease codes for MHFLETFADTYDIFLKGMLLTFQLTIVSVLIAIVIGLFFAFLKISKVKPLELLADLYIFVVRGTPLIVQIFIFYFGLTALHISGFWSVVLGLAFHNGAYIAEIFRGAIQSIDRGQMEAGRSLGMSNGLTMRRIILPQAFRRALPPLGNQFIIALKDSSLASFIGMFELFSVATTLGSNNFDYMTYLLIVAVYYLVLVLVFSTIVNIIEKRMSVSD; via the coding sequence ATGCATTTTCTCGAAACCTTTGCAGATACATATGACATATTTTTAAAAGGGATGCTGTTGACATTCCAATTGACGATCGTATCAGTACTGATCGCCATTGTAATCGGACTATTTTTTGCCTTTTTAAAGATTTCCAAGGTGAAGCCGCTGGAGCTTTTGGCGGATTTATACATTTTCGTCGTCCGCGGTACGCCGTTGATCGTACAAATCTTTATTTTCTATTTCGGACTGACCGCCCTGCACATTTCAGGATTCTGGTCCGTCGTGTTAGGTCTTGCCTTCCATAACGGGGCCTATATTGCGGAAATCTTCAGGGGAGCCATTCAATCCATTGACCGCGGTCAAATGGAAGCGGGCCGTTCCCTCGGGATGTCCAATGGTCTGACAATGAGAAGGATCATCCTGCCGCAGGCCTTCCGAAGAGCCCTGCCTCCTTTGGGGAATCAGTTTATCATCGCGCTGAAGGATTCATCACTTGCTTCCTTCATCGGAATGTTTGAGCTCTTCAGTGTCGCCACGACATTGGGTTCAAATAACTTCGATTACATGACATACCTGCTGATCGTTGCAGTCTACTACCTGGTTCTTGTCCTGGTATTCTCAACGATTGTGAACATCATCGAAAAACGTATGTCTGTCAGTGATTAA
- a CDS encoding amino acid ABC transporter ATP-binding protein, producing the protein MSQEMIKVEKLNKSFGDLHVLKDIDMSVRESEVVCLIGASGSGKSTLLRCLNFLELKDNGKVVFEGEEVNQDTHDLNKIRQKVGMVFQHFYLFPHMTVLENVMEAPVHVKGVPKAEAKKSAKELLKKVGLAEKENVYPSKLSGGQKQRVAIARALAMKPDIMLFDEPTSALDPELVGEVLATMKELALEGMTMVVVTHEMGFAREVGDRVVYMHDGRIVEEGYPKEMFSNPKQQRTKEFLDSVL; encoded by the coding sequence ATGAGTCAGGAAATGATCAAGGTTGAAAAGTTGAATAAATCCTTCGGGGACTTGCACGTACTGAAGGATATCGATATGAGTGTGAGGGAAAGTGAAGTTGTCTGCTTGATCGGTGCGAGTGGATCAGGCAAAAGCACCCTGCTTCGCTGCCTGAACTTCCTGGAACTGAAGGACAACGGCAAAGTGGTTTTTGAAGGGGAAGAAGTCAATCAGGATACACATGATTTAAACAAGATCCGTCAGAAAGTGGGTATGGTGTTTCAGCACTTCTACCTTTTTCCGCATATGACTGTTTTGGAAAACGTAATGGAAGCCCCGGTTCACGTTAAGGGTGTGCCGAAAGCAGAAGCGAAGAAGAGCGCGAAGGAATTATTGAAAAAAGTTGGGTTGGCAGAAAAAGAAAATGTCTATCCTTCTAAACTTTCAGGGGGACAGAAGCAGCGTGTTGCCATCGCAAGGGCCCTTGCGATGAAACCTGATATCATGCTGTTCGATGAACCCACATCCGCACTCGATCCTGAACTGGTCGGCGAGGTGCTGGCTACAATGAAAGAGCTTGCCCTTGAAGGGATGACAATGGTCGTCGTCACCCACGAAATGGGGTTTGCCCGGGAAGTGGGAGATCGAGTTGTATATATGCATGACGGGAGAATCGTGGAAGAAGGATATCCGAAAGAAATGTTCTCCAATCCTAAACAACAAAGAACCAAAGAATTTTTGGATTCTGTACTATAA
- a CDS encoding DMT family transporter, translating into MNKATIAASFYAAISISFWGISFVSTKAVVDTIEPYTLLALRFAIGALFLLAVLVIKRYPLTLPLRYIPHVIVLSVLGVFIHQVIQATALLSIDASAAGWMISFSPVFTVILSMLFLHEKMSWLRSAGMLIAIIGVLMVTSARSGQSPGFEVNFGYILMVLSTLNWAVYSVLLKRLRVPLPSLIVTFYMSLLGCLLSVPFLLRSKGWENMTFLTNTEWAHILFLGIFVSGVGYWYWAKALEVMEASRVSMFLYLEPLVTFIAAVLLLHEKILFISILGGLIIILGVIMVNGQFVSVIRRFIWARK; encoded by the coding sequence ATGAATAAGGCGACTATCGCCGCATCTTTCTATGCAGCGATTTCAATTAGTTTCTGGGGAATCTCGTTTGTATCAACCAAAGCTGTAGTCGATACCATTGAGCCATATACCCTTCTCGCACTCCGGTTTGCAATCGGTGCACTATTTTTATTAGCAGTACTTGTCATAAAACGTTATCCTTTGACCCTTCCATTACGCTATATCCCGCATGTGATTGTGCTTTCTGTATTGGGGGTTTTTATACATCAGGTCATACAGGCAACGGCCTTATTATCCATAGATGCATCTGCTGCCGGATGGATGATATCTTTTTCGCCTGTCTTCACTGTCATCCTGTCGATGCTTTTTTTACATGAAAAAATGTCGTGGCTCCGGTCGGCGGGTATGCTTATTGCCATCATCGGGGTATTGATGGTCACAAGTGCAAGAAGCGGCCAGTCTCCGGGTTTTGAAGTGAATTTCGGCTATATACTGATGGTCCTCAGCACGTTGAATTGGGCTGTATATTCCGTCTTGTTAAAAAGGTTGAGAGTTCCTCTGCCTTCGCTCATCGTCACTTTTTATATGAGTCTGCTAGGATGTCTGTTGAGCGTCCCTTTTCTGCTGAGGAGCAAGGGGTGGGAAAACATGACTTTCCTTACTAATACAGAATGGGCACATATATTGTTTCTTGGGATTTTTGTCTCAGGTGTCGGATATTGGTACTGGGCAAAAGCACTTGAAGTGATGGAAGCATCGAGGGTTTCTATGTTTCTTTATTTGGAGCCGCTGGTCACGTTCATTGCGGCAGTCCTTCTGCTGCATGAAAAGATTCTTTTCATAAGTATATTGGGAGGACTCATAATCATATTAGGAGTGATCATGGTGAATGGTCAATTTGTATCCGTTATTCGCCGCTTCATTTGGGCAAGGAAGTAA
- a CDS encoding cysteine dioxygenase family protein, protein MTLNERNVSILDGIKSPSALQLKEALESLEISLEDLRPFLQSPEGKPYYRRLLYKNEEAELLVMNWSDIECAPHDHGSSLGWIRVMDGGALNIVYEVKEGFLPRELFTRTYQKGSCFFAPKRGIHKMQRGDVENLVTLHLYAPPIEGMKVFDLETCAACVVSNECGAWWPDHQKQKLKDIKVSKY, encoded by the coding sequence ATGACATTGAATGAACGTAATGTGAGTATTTTGGATGGAATAAAGTCCCCTTCCGCACTGCAGCTGAAGGAAGCACTGGAATCGTTGGAAATCAGTCTTGAAGATTTGAGGCCGTTTCTTCAGTCACCGGAAGGAAAACCATATTACCGCCGCTTATTGTATAAGAATGAAGAGGCAGAGCTGCTGGTCATGAATTGGTCGGATATCGAATGTGCCCCGCATGATCACGGAAGCTCCTTAGGCTGGATTAGAGTCATGGATGGAGGGGCATTGAATATAGTCTATGAAGTGAAGGAAGGTTTTCTGCCGAGAGAGTTATTTACCCGAACCTATCAAAAAGGTTCATGCTTTTTTGCACCGAAAAGGGGAATTCATAAAATGCAGAGGGGAGATGTTGAAAATCTTGTCACGCTCCATTTGTATGCTCCCCCTATAGAAGGAATGAAGGTTTTCGATTTAGAAACATGTGCCGCGTGTGTCGTTTCCAATGAATGTGGTGCATGGTGGCCGGACCATCAAAAACAAAAATTAAAGGATATCAAAGTGAGTAAATACTGA
- a CDS encoding LiaI-LiaF-like domain-containing protein, with product MKQQRIFPGLILIGFGLYFYLQQANIVLFQHFFTWPTLLIIVGIAFLGQGYKGRENEAILPGTILVGFGLHFHVVNKLEIWPDHMGTFILIIALGFLLRYQKTRNGLFHGILFLVLSIILLFSDKAAGWLGLIEGSVGSAWEFWPIFIIAIGVYLLFIRKK from the coding sequence ATGAAACAGCAAAGAATTTTCCCTGGTTTAATCTTGATAGGATTCGGATTATACTTTTATCTTCAGCAGGCGAATATTGTCTTATTTCAGCATTTTTTTACATGGCCTACACTTCTGATCATCGTAGGGATTGCATTTCTCGGGCAGGGATATAAGGGGCGTGAAAATGAAGCCATACTTCCGGGAACGATCCTTGTCGGCTTCGGACTTCATTTTCACGTGGTGAATAAATTGGAGATATGGCCTGATCATATGGGGACTTTCATCCTGATCATAGCACTAGGTTTTTTACTGCGTTACCAGAAGACAAGAAACGGCTTGTTCCACGGCATTCTTTTTCTCGTCCTTTCTATTATTCTCCTATTCTCTGATAAGGCAGCTGGCTGGCTTGGGCTGATTGAGGGAAGCGTCGGTTCAGCTTGGGAGTTCTGGCCGATTTTCATCATTGCGATTGGAGTATACCTCTTATTTATAAGAAAAAAATAG
- the hemA gene encoding glutamyl-tRNA reductase, whose product MYTIVVGLNYKTAPVEIRERLSFNETDLPFAMRALKEKKSILENVIVSTCNRTEVYAVVDQLHTGRYYIKDFLSQWFDIDKEEFTPYLFIYEQEGAVEHLFKVSCGLNSMVLGETQILGQIRTSFLTAQEAGTTGTVFNHLFKQAVTVAKKAHSETEIGSNAVSVSYAAVELAKKVFGSLENKHVLILGAGKMGELAIKNLHGSGATKVTVINRTFEKAQTLAGRFEGKAKTLQELNCALVEADILISSTGAKDFVISKETMSYVERMRKGRPLFMVDIAVPRDLDPSIGELESVFLYDIDDLEGIVQANLAERKKAAEQIELMIEAEIVSFKDWLNMLGVVPVISALRQKALSIQAETMESIERKMPDLTDRERKVLSKHTKSIINQLLKDPISQVKELAALPDAEDKLDLFVSIFNIEQQVQEQTQLKAANEKSESKESFTPQPSFHA is encoded by the coding sequence ATGTATACGATTGTCGTTGGCTTAAATTATAAAACGGCCCCTGTTGAGATTCGTGAGCGTTTATCATTTAATGAAACTGATCTGCCATTTGCTATGAGAGCATTGAAGGAAAAGAAAAGCATTCTGGAGAATGTGATCGTTTCCACTTGTAATAGAACGGAAGTATATGCAGTAGTCGATCAGCTTCACACAGGTCGTTATTATATAAAAGATTTCTTATCACAATGGTTTGATATTGATAAAGAGGAGTTCACCCCGTATTTGTTCATTTATGAACAAGAAGGAGCGGTCGAACACCTTTTTAAAGTGTCTTGCGGTCTGAACTCGATGGTCCTTGGTGAAACGCAGATACTTGGCCAGATCCGTACAAGCTTTTTGACTGCACAGGAAGCTGGAACAACAGGAACGGTATTCAATCATTTGTTCAAGCAGGCTGTGACCGTGGCGAAAAAAGCCCATTCAGAGACTGAAATCGGTTCGAATGCTGTGTCAGTCAGCTATGCAGCGGTCGAGCTTGCCAAAAAGGTATTTGGCAGTCTTGAAAACAAGCACGTACTGATTCTTGGGGCAGGTAAAATGGGAGAGCTTGCAATCAAGAACTTACACGGCAGCGGAGCTACAAAGGTCACCGTGATCAACCGGACCTTTGAAAAAGCCCAGACGCTTGCCGGCCGCTTTGAAGGAAAGGCGAAGACGCTCCAGGAATTGAATTGTGCACTCGTTGAAGCTGATATTCTGATCAGTTCCACAGGCGCAAAGGACTTCGTCATTTCAAAAGAGACGATGTCTTACGTGGAGCGCATGAGAAAAGGGCGTCCACTTTTCATGGTGGATATTGCCGTGCCCCGTGATTTAGATCCTTCCATCGGTGAACTGGAAAGTGTATTCCTTTATGACATCGATGACTTGGAAGGCATTGTCCAAGCCAATCTTGCTGAGCGTAAAAAAGCAGCCGAACAGATCGAATTGATGATCGAAGCGGAGATTGTTTCGTTTAAAGACTGGCTGAATATGCTTGGGGTCGTACCTGTCATCTCGGCTCTTAGACAAAAAGCATTGTCAATCCAGGCGGAGACGATGGAAAGCATCGAGCGTAAAATGCCGGACTTGACCGACAGGGAACGGAAAGTATTGAGCAAACATACGAAGAGCATCATTAATCAATTGCTGAAAGATCCGATTTCACAAGTGAAAGAACTTGCTGCCCTGCCTGATGCCGAGGATAAATTGGATTTATTCGTTTCGATTTTCAACATCGAGCAACAAGTGCAGGAACAGACACAACTTAAAGCAGCCAATGAAAAGAGTGAGAGCAAAGAGAGCTTCACTCCACAACCTTCTTTTCATGCGTAA